The Clupea harengus chromosome 26, Ch_v2.0.2, whole genome shotgun sequence region GGTTTTGACTGAAACTCCCTAGAGTGCACACCggaaaaaatataaatacaaacgGAGATATCTGTTATTGAAAAAGAACCCCTCAAATATGTTCTGTAATTATcttacaatacttgaatgtcATGAAATGTATTCTCAGAAATAATAGGACAGTAGGACTAATGCCTCAGTCCCAGTAGGGGATAGATATTTAACTGGcatgtggcatcaggaagtacatgccactggcaggaggcgggacatgCCAGTGAGCCGCCACGCAGCAGCATCGACCGTTGACAGCCAATTGCACGAACGAATACTGAGCGAGAAGAGTTTACAGGATTAAATACAATTTCGTAGTTAAAATGTTATTAAGCTTCAAACTAATAAATGTCATAATACATGGTAACAGGAGTGAATTATTTCAATAAGACACTAGAGTGGAGTTAACATTCTCTCGTAATGTAATTGTGCCGGAAAGCAATAGCCTACTTGACTGTAAAAGGAGCTTGTTATCGTTCATCAAACTATAACGTTATAcgtactgaaactttaatattcaacacaacacacagtaggtcTACCACAACATTTATTAGCTTGTAGCTAAATAACATTTTAACCTCAAACTTTAATTTAATCCTGTAAACACTTGTCGCTGTCCGGATCCGGATTCATTTTTGGATCCGGTACTTTTTTTAATCGCGTTTACACGGAGTCGTGTCAATAAAAAATTGCGTTTACACGAACAGAGCTGATTGGATGAATCCGCTGTAGTATATCTCCCAgccctgttggtggcgctataGTGGTGCTActgacaactgaagaaaacgcaGAAGAAGACATGGAGCATGcgtataaagtgacagaagacagaagtcgagatccgACTAGTAACGTATcatacatagcctacatttaatctgcataataacacattatggtggtaaTAAAAGCCTACCTATATATTTTGCCTTGGTAGCCTATTGGGATATGAGTGCGTACAAAGTAGCCTACGGATATAGTAAATACAAAAATTATTCATaactgtaggagccatttctatccatCTTTAGTTGAGTTTTAGTTAGGGGAACACACGGTTCTTACCGTAGCTCTGAAACCCACTTCACCGACAGCATCTTGTTAATAAGCAAACAGCACTGGGTGAAAGGACCAATTTTATGTACAAATGTATACCTTTATAATAAACGGGAACACCACCCAAAGAGAGTTTATGCCTGGACCAAGGATTATTTGCTACGCGTTGGGAACACtttgccgtccacactgagggtaataggatagcctccacaaTAACTATTAGTTGTATATGGCAATAATAATGGACCTCATTCGCGGATTCGAATATACTCGCTTCAAAAGTatgcggattcagtgacccaatccgccCGGTTCGTGTAAACGAAAGGTCGATCCAGACACATTTCTCTCAGAAATCAGGCAATCTAGGGTTCGTGTAAACAGGGCCGTTCATGTAAGGTGACCCAGGCTACTGTGACCAGGGCTGCTACCCCCCGCTGACCATCCATGGCGTCCCGGTGGACAACCGGAGGTCCTCTCAGACCTTATCCCCTCTGCTAAAGATGAGTAGCCTCTGTAATATAGCAAAAGCTATTAAATCCTCTCCTTGCCTTTTTTCACTGTCAAGTGTGTTGCTAAttccagtccctctctctctccccctggaCAGGTGCAGTGGGTTTCACTCGAGCGACAGGTCGACCCCCAGGTTGTGGAGCTCCCCCTCACTTTTCCTTGCTGTGTGCACAAAGGTTGCCTTATTTTGGAGTGCAGTGCATATTTGTTTTAtgcacgtgtggtgtgtgtcttctgggcctttcctttccccctctcgGAAAGTCCTGCTCCACTTATCCTCTACTTGTCCTGGCCACTGGTCCATCAGTAAGGCTTCGGCCATCTCACATACTCTGTATTGGGGTCGTAGCCCACTGGCTGCCATTGTACGTTTttattgtatgtgtgggtaCTTGAAGTAACCCTGGGTGGTTGGTTGTGTGAGAGGCAACAGCCTGTGCTGGAATTGTGTCCTGTACTCTTTTATCCCTGTTCTTATACCTGTCAATACATTATATTTATGGAACCCATGTCTCTGGCCTGAGTGTTACGAagttgtgtttgccttgttaATTCTAAAGGTAAGCTTAGTCTAGTTTTGGTCCTAGGGTGACTCCCtaggtggcgtagtcgacaTTACCATTCTATTGTAAAATGTCATCGCCACTGTCACATGTTGCTGCTGTAGTATATTATAAAAAGTACAACAGCTGCAGAGAACTGTTAGTCATTTTCAATCAGGGTAATTCCCACACCTGCAGCTTTCCGATACTAGAGCACACACTACCTGCGTGAGTCGCACGTCAGTCGGGAGTCATATAGAGTCGAATCTATTTTTCATATTACATAAACTGATACCTTTCACTGAAATATGAATAGCCCATTATAGTTTGTAAACATTTTAGCAATTTCATGAAAAGCGAAGTGGAGTACTATACATGTGTACAATATAGTAGGCTATAATTATGTTTTATCGATAAGTTAGTCGTTTTTGGTTGCGTGTGCTTGCAGCTTTAATGCAGTACTGCTGCGTCTCAGTTGCGTGTGTATTTACACCGTCGACGTTTCTTCTGCGGTGCTGCTACTGCCAGCCCCATCTTTCTGCACTGAGTTTGTCTTTGATAAtgactgtcaacacaacacagtcagTTTGGTATCATCCATCGTTGATGAGCGGTCTGAAAAGTCCAGAAAGTTGACCagttgtaggcctacttttattTAGTTGTACAGTTGACTTAAGTATTATTGTAAAGTAGTAGCCTGATTATTACATAATTATGTGTGAGATGTATCAGACAATAAGACACATGTGTATTGTGGCATGGATTCTTTTGATAATATATTGAAAGGGGTCTAGATTCTAGAACGACATCCCTGCTAGATGTACTTCACACCAAGAGGGGGCAGCATTGCACTTGGACAGGAAGAAAGGAATTACCACGCGCATGTGCAAGTAAAGGTCATGTTAGTGGTGGTGTTACATTGACAGTATCTTGTACTTGCCAAGATGGTAAGTTCGCGAAATTCTTCCGAAGTATGACACAATTGTATGTGTAACCTTTATGTTATATAGACTGTGCTAACTTGTGAAGAACAGCTAAAGTAggttatgctttttttttacagcttaAATCGATTCAGCTGGGTCGCTTTGCGATCTGTCCATTGATTCAATATCGGGGATACGTGTATTGCTCTGCAGGAGGCAGAATCAGTCAAGCCCTGCCTCGGATCCCAGTGCATACGCACGCAGGACTCTTCATGAGACCAACATTACCATACGTGCATAGTGCCCCTCCAATCTCCCACCACAAGACTGTTGCACACTCTGTTGATCTGTCCTCGCAAAAATATACCTTGATTTATACATTTCCTACCATTGGAGTTTTACGGGCGCTGTCTAAATTTAAAGTAATTCAAACTGGAATCACTGCGGTCGTACTTCCCCCTATATACTACCTTTTCCTCCAAGGAGAtgtttccctctcccttgtgAGCAACAGCACCGCGATAGCAGTGTTAGTTGCTTTCATGCTGTACTCCATCAGTCACTTCGCCAAACGAGTCGTGGGAAGGATGTACTTGGACTCTTCTGGAGCTACGCTCAAGGTGTCGCACCTAACTTTCTGGGGCCGTCGCAATGAACTGTACATGCCGGTGAATGATGTCATGACAATAAGCGATGTCAGCAACCCAAACGAGACGATTTTCTACTTAAAGCGATATAGTACCACCGACAAAATGTATTTCTCTACCCGCATAGGACACGTGGTTGATAAGAGTGGATTTGAGAAGGTCTTTGGCACTttgtcttaaaaaaaattgttttgttttgattcttTTTTATTAATTCTTTTTGTTAATTATGTAGATGTGCAATGTCTAGAAAGTCAATGACAGATAATATATGGCAGAAACTGATACAGTAAGTCTCATATATGTTATAGACAATTTTTTACATGCTTTTCAgaagcattttcaaactgacttCCTTGATTTATTAAACAATAACAGTGAaactgaaaatgtgttattattttgtttacatAGTGAAGGTGATGCATGTATGGCTTTCAGCCTGACCAAAGAAGTTAAAAGAATTACAATGCATAAAATGTATGGGTATATTTAGCAACATTGAATAATGATTGGCATTGCATCAGAAATGCATCATTTGACAGCAAAAACAATACAGCATATCTATTGTTGTAGGTGTGCTATTGTTCATAGTATGGCAAGATAAAAATGTCATGTGGAAGTCTTCCCAGCCCTTTACTTCATGTCAGCCAAGGCATCATTGAAGATGTTCAAGAAGAGTTGTGCGTGATGTTCTTTGAACACCAGGGCAGGTCGAAATCTGATGGACTGGGTGCCACAGCCTCCCAGTACAACACCTTAGCAAGACAAAAAGAGGAAGGTAAGAGCTCTGAATAGGATGTACTGTTTGAATACTACACCTTTGTTTTCCCATGTTGCATGTTTGGGCATCGGCCCCAGCCATGCTTCTTACCCTTGTTTCTGGCCTTGAGGATGAGCTTGTTGCGCGTGTCCTCATCCTTGACGTCGATGGCACAGAATGTCCCCAGTCCTCTGGCTTTACTGAGGAGATGAGGATAACGAGCCTGGAGTGAAAGGTAGAACAAAACTCAGAGATCAATATAACTGCAAGCAGCAATAGGGGGGCCAGTCAGCCCAATAGGGCATATAGTTGCCATGGAGACTTGATGTCACCAGGTCACGGGCATGGCTGTAAGCACTCACAGCATGTGAGTCAATTGACCAAAGTTTGGTCGGGCTAggagctcacttcctgtttgatggcatTGCCGACGAATTTGATAGTCTGTAATGGACAAATCTGTCAGATAACGTTTGTGAGACTTTGTCAAGATCATCTGAGCCAAATTTGGTGAAGATTTGGCCAGGTTTGTGGCTCCTGAAACCTAAATGTTTTTGATTAAATCCAATACGGCAGCCGCATATATATGGTTCACATGATAGGTTTGTAAAGGACAATTCTCCCAGACCATTGGCGGAATAGGTGTCCGAAGGTTTCAAcgtgtttgtctctctgcgctttgctgaaaaataatatttattaaagCACCCTTCATGGTACAACcataattaatctgactccattttaatcagtctgactccactcaattaGGAACTCAGCATTAGCTCCTGGCTTTTAATGTATATTGCTTCCTGTTAGGTAGGTTGCCCTAAAGTCATTTGTTTGGATACCCACAATCTATTTTGATGAATACCCCTCTTACTTTGTAGTAACCGGTTTCTTCTAGGGAAAGTGTCGCACAGGATTTTGCCACGGCCGATTTCGTATCTTTTGGCATATGGTGTTTGGGAAAGTATACAACTCATTTTAGATCTGCACATTCCAAGATCATGTCTATCACTTTATTTGGTTGATATGCCAGAAAAACTAACAAGAAATGATAGATACCTGTTGAAAATATTCAGGGAAGCAGCAAAGAAAGCAATTACACATAAATGGTTACAGACCGACTTACCTACTGTGGATAATTGGATAAATATTATTAAAGAGATccatgagatggagagactaacCTTTTTATTACGACTGAGAAATGACTTGTATATCGGAAGATGGACTAAATGGattctgtatgtgtttaagtaGGGTTGTGATTGTTGGTTGACTTTGATATAATTTGCCATTTCAT contains the following coding sequences:
- the tmem186 gene encoding transmembrane protein 186; the encoded protein is MLKSIQLGRFAICPLIQYRGYVYCSAGGRISQALPRIPVHTHAGLFMRPTLPYVHSAPPISHHKTVAHSVDLSSQKYTLIYTFPTIGVLRALSKFKVIQTGITAVVLPPIYYLFLQGDVSLSLVSNSTAIAVLVAFMLYSISHFAKRVVGRMYLDSSGATLKVSHLTFWGRRNELYMPVNDVMTISDVSNPNETIFYLKRYSTTDKMYFSTRIGHVVDKSGFEKVFGTLS